GAGGGCCGGGATGTCAAAGGGTGTCGCGCGTCGTGGACGATTCGGTTTCCGACCAATAGCCGTGCTTGCCGTAGAACCTGTGCAGCTCGATTTCATAGCTTCGATGGACGGGTTGCGAGTCGTCGTATGCCGGGCTTTGGCGGACCGCGTCACGCGTGAGCGTGGTCGACACCGTTTCCGCGGACCAGTCCACCCGGTCGAGCCAGTGAGTCGCCACCAGCACTTCGTTGCCGGTCGACCACCAGCTCCGCGTGTCGACCGTCAGATAGCGGATCACCCATGCCTCATCGTCGTAGATGAAGTCGGACACATGGCCGATGCTGCCGTCCATGGTTTCGAGCCGATATCCTTTGACCTCGCTGGTGCTGCGCAGATGCGTATCCGTTGGCGCGCCGGCATGCGTTGCGCGGGTGGGGACAGGATTGCCCGCTTCAAGGTCCTGCGACAGCTCGGCGGGATCGAAAGCCGGGTACGCGCCCATCCCCCACAGGTTCGGGCCGCCCCAGTAGGTCGGGTAGTTGTAGTAACGCAGGTAATCGATCTCGTGCTGGCGGGAGACCGGCTTGTGTGCGTCCAGATTCGGACTGTCTCTCACCTGCTGTTGCGTGAGGCTGACATGCAGCGTGCCGCTCCCAGGATCGGCAGGCTTCACGGAATAGGGTGAAATCAGCACCTGCCTGTCGTGCAGCCAGTCCCCCGTTTCCACGACGAGGTAACGGATGCACCAGTCGTCGTCGTCGAAATAGGCCTGGTTGACGTGCCCGATATCGCCGTCCTTCGCGCGGACCGTGACGCCGTGCAACTTTCTGATGCTTCGTAACATGATGTCCTCGCCAGATGGATGCCCGGCACTTCGGTGATTCGACGAACTGCCTGCCGCGCGGTGGTATCCAGCTGTTCGTCCGCCGCTGCGGAGCGATTCCTGCCGATCCGTTCAGTCGTTCCGGATCGTGTTGTAAAAGGCGTTCATGAATGTCGCGGCGCCGTGTGCGTCGAGCACCGGATCGCGTGGAAGTCGAATCCGCTCCCGCGCCAAGCGTATGCCCTTGCATGGCGTCATTCCGAATGTCCGGCATGCTTCAGACACTACACGCAACGGAGAACCGATGCGGTACGAAACCGTACAAAGCGCCCGCCGGATCGAACGCGGGGGCCATCCGGCGGCAAGCCGCCCTGACGCGCCGCGAAATATCCTCTTCATCTTCGTCATCGAAATCGCAGCGGTGAGGATCTGCACGTCGATGTGCTGCAGGGCGAACGGGCGGCCGGAACCGAATCGCGCTTTAACGTAGCCGTAGCGGTATGAATAGGGCGATGCCCGGCGCCGGTGTCGGCGCGTAAATCACCGGAGGCGCGCCATTGGCATAATCTCGATCGCCGTAATAGCCGTCGTCGGCTCCGCTCCGGTGACGGCCGTAGTGGCGACCGGCCTGATGCGTCATGCGCGCGTGACCGGCCCGCTCCCCACGGTGGTTCATTCTTTCCGCACGCAACTGCGGCCCGACGACGAGGCAGCCGATCGTGACGATCAGGCCGACGATTCGCATGCCCGATCTCGGGGCCGTTGTGTCTCGGCGCGCATGTCTGACAGAAACATCCATCAGATTGTCCTGTGTACGATCCGGAATCCGTTCGTTCGCGATCGCCGTGGACAGCCGGTTCCGATGGGATGTCCAACACTGTTCTTTCTTGATGATGCGGCGGCCATTGCCACGGAAAATTGCATCCGTGTTCCGCTTTTGCGTATCGGACACGCTGTCGTACGGCGCCTGAAACGCCATGGTCAGTTTTTCGGCGCCTTCGGCGTGCGCGTCGGCGATTTCGCCGTAAGAATGCAGGTTGTCCATAGCGCTCATGTCGGTCGCATGAGCGAAGTCTCCGGTGCAGGCTGTCAATACGTGCGTCGACCGATTTGTGAGCCGCCACCGTCATGACATGGGCCGATGATCGATCCGGCCCGGGGCCGGCGGCATTCGACAACTGAGGGAAGGCGGCTACGCCGACGGCAATGGTCGCCGCGCGGGAGGAGGCATAGTCGATCTGCCGGGGGATGGTGCGAGGAGCGAATGTCATGGTGGATCCTGGTGAGACATCGGGAAGGCGTCGAAGTACCGCGACGCATCCATCCGGTCGGCGGCGAATTCGGCCTGGTAGCGCAGTCATGCGCGGATGCGTGGGATCAGGCTGTCCGATGCAGGAACGATTTGCTTGCGCGCGTGGCGAGCGGAGCCGGAACGGTTTACGCGCTTGCCGGGACCGGCATGCGCGACTACTCGTGCCGGCCGGGTGAGTCGCGAGCCACGGCCGGTCCGGCGGCGACGCGAAGCCGCGAACGTTCTCGGGGCGCGATGGCCGGGATCTTGCGACGGATCACGATCGCGCTCTCAGCGTGAATTTCCGATCGGGCCTATGCTGACGGCGTGACCGGCGGCACGACACGCTGGCGGGGCGCTCGTGCGCGGCCAGTCGAGTCCGGGCCAGTCCGGTCCGACAGTCACGCTCCATGGAGGCGGTCATGCGTAACGGGTACCGAGAGCAGCACACGAACGGCGGCAAGAGCGAACGCAATGTGGACGAGGCGGTCGAGGGGACGTTCCCCGCCAGCGATCCGCCGTCGATAGGCGGTGTCACCAAGATGATTTCCGCACCGGCCCATCGAAAGCATCAGCGGAAGTCGTCGCGTATCAAGCATCGTTAGCGCAGGTTGCGCTGCGTCGGTCAGGGCCTTGCGCAGACGACGGCGGTGAGGACGAACGGAATGACTTGATGCGCGACGGCCTTGCTGCCCGCGAGCTGGGAACGCGCTTCCACCGATTCGATCGGCGCCTTGACGACGACCCCGTAGATCGAGCCCGGCAGAGGTTGGCCGCTTCCTGGCCTGAACAGCGCGTCATCTTGCTCATAGGCGAACACGGCATAGACCTTGAAGCCGAATGCCGTCAGCGTGGCGTCGCGGGTGGGCCGAAACGCGTTGACCGAATTCTGCTCGACCCGCATCGGAGCGGGGTCGATGTAACCATGATGGAGCAGGTGCACGATGAAGGCGTGGGCGTTGGTCTTGCAGTCGAACTGCGCGTCCAGTGCATAGGCGCGGCACGGCGCGGGGGCGAGCCCGACTCCGCCTGCAAAGAATGCGGCCAGCGCATTGCGGATGGTTTTTCTCATGGCAGTCTGCGCGGACCTGACAGGTCCGCCATGCGCCTTACTCGTACCGCTTGCCCGGCCGCCTTGCGTCGAATTCGATTGCCGGGTGATCCGCACAACGCGTCTCGGGGAGTGAAGGCCGGTTCGCGATCACGTCGAGGTCTTGAGCGCGGGCGCCGGCGCCTGCCACGTCATACCCGGCAACCACCAGCACGAGCGCCGGATTCAGGCTGTCCCACCATCGAGCTCGGGATCGTCGCGCCGCGTTCCTTCGTCGTTCCATAGATGATGTTCATCGCCCGCAACTGAAGCGCGCCCGGACGATTTTCATAGACCTGCGGTGCATCGACGAACTTGGCCGCGATCTCGGCCTCGACCGAACCGGGTGTTACCCGCGCCTGCCTTTCGCGCTCGGCCTGAGCCTGGCGCATGAGCGATGAAGCGCGCCGCATCCCGGGTCGTCCTGGTCGTCCTGGCAACAAGGCCAAGGCGCTTGATGCGAACGTGCGCTCGATCGCCGCGCAAATCGGTACGGTGCCGTACCTGGATCGCGCGCGTTGCACTTTCCCGGCCGGATAGCGCGGCATCGGGCGATCCAGCGCATGAACGACCGGTAGGGCACCACGAAACGTGCCCCGAAGACTGTTCTCCAGCGTACCGACTCGTCGAGCCGCTGCGATGCACGATAACGTTCGTCGCGTTCTTCCGTCGGGAGTGGTTCATGGAATATCCGATCTATATCACGCGGCACGGGAATCCCCGCTATCGCGGCACGCTTCCGGATTTTCCCGAGTTCGATGTGGTGGGTGACTCGTATGGAGCGTTGCAGGCGGTCGCGGCGCAACGGGTCATGGCCCGCTATGACCGGTCCGCGCATCTCATACCGTCGCCGACCACGGACATGTCGGTATTGCAGGCGTCGGATCTCGACACAGGCGACGGGATCTGGCGGTTCATCGACATCGATGTGACCCGGATGACGTCGAGTTCCGTGCGGATCGAGCTGTGCTTGCCGGAGCGCATCGTGCACGACATCGATCGGGCGGCGAGCGCGCTGCATACGACTCGCGATGCGGTCGTGTCGATGGCGTGCGAGAACGCCGCCGGCCGATCCGCGCGGTGCGACGGGCTGCGTTGCGAACCAGCCGCGAAATCGCTGTCGGAAGCGGCGTGACGGCCCGAGCGCTCCGGCCGCGTCGTCCGCCGGACATGACCGCTGGCGCAGCCGGCGTTCCGGATGGAAGCGGCAGCCGTGATCCGGCGTTCCGTGATCGGGATGACTTCGGGCTCCGTATGTCTGCCGATTCCCGTGTGTCGCGGACGTGAGGCTTGGGTAGATGGCGCGGCTATTTGGGAGAAGGTGTCTTGAAGATTCACGTTGCGCGCGTTTCGCGACGCCGAACGTCGCCATGGAGCAATGCCCGGCCGATTCGCGAGGAGTTCTTCGGCGAGGAAAGATTGGCGCAGCATGCGGGCAGCCTGGCGCGCGCGCAGCAGGTTTCTCCCGGCGGGGCCGCCGGCCCCTCGCTGGCCAAGCGACTGAAGGACAACGCGGATCATCTGCTGAAGGCCTACCGGAACACGGTGGCAGCAGACGCGCGTGGCGAGGAAATCACGCCTGCGGCAGAGTGGCTGCTCGATAACTACTATCTAGTCGCGGAACAGGTGCGGCAGATCCGCGACGACCTTTCCCCCCGCTATTACCGGCAACTGCCCAAACTCAGCAGCGGTCCGTTTGCCGGCTACCCGCGCGTGTTCGGCATCAGCTGGGCATTCGTCGCCCACACCGACAGCCGTTTCGATCCCGATGCGCTATGCCGTTTCGTGCTCGCCTACCAGGCCGTCGAACCGCTGACGATCGGCGAACTATGGGCGGTGGCGATCACGCTGCGGATCGTGCTGATCGAAAACCTGCGGCGGCTCGCGGATCAGATCATCGACGACCGGCGCGCGAGGCTCGACGCCGACGCGCTCGCGGATCGCCTGCTCGGCGAAGGTGGGCACGCGCAGGTGGAGGCCGAGCCGCTCGTCGCCTGCTATGAGCAGGCGGCGTCGCACGATGCGTTCGCGGTGCAGCTGATTCAGCGGCTGCACGATCACGATCCCGCCGTCGCGCCGGTGCAGGCGTGGCTGCATCGGCACTTGGCGGCGCGCGGCGCGACGCCTGACCAGATTGTCGCATCCGTCAATCATCAGCAGGGCGCCGCCAGTCTGACCGTGCGCAACGTGATCACCAGCATGCGGCTGATTTCGGAGGTGGACTGGACCGATCTGTTCGAGCGCATCAGTCTGGTCGATCAGGTGCTGCGCAGCCACCCGGGCTTCGCGCAGATGGATTTCCCCACGCGCAACCTGTATCGCAACGCGGTCGAGGCGCTGGCGCGCGGAGCGCCCGTCAGCGAGCTGGAGATTGCCCGCCGCGTCGTCGCCGATGCGGCGGCGCGGCGGGCGAGCCACGCGCCGGCCGCCGACGCGGCGCCGGATCGAGAGACGGACCCGGGTTACTACCTGCTGGCGGGCGGCCGCGCGGCGCTCGAAGCGGCGATCGGCTATCGCCCGCCCGTTGCGTTGTGGTTGCGGCGCATGACGCGCCGCGCGGGTCTCGGCGGTTATCTCGGCCGTATCGGGCTGCTTGCCGCGCTGCTGCTGGCGGGCATGCTGGCGTGGCTCACCCGGGTCGAGCCGCCCGGTCACTGGCTGATCTGGCTCGGTCTCGCCGGGTTGCTGCCCGCGCTCGATGCCGCAGTCGCGCTCGTCAATCGCGGGGTGATGCGGGAAATCGGCGCGAGCATCCTGCCGGGCCTCGCGCTGCTCGACGGCATTCCGCCGGGCTCGCGCACCGTGGTCGCGGTGCCGGTGCTGCTGACGACGGAAGCGGCGCTCGTCGAGCAGATCGAGCAACTGGAAATCCATCATCTGGCGAGCCCCAACGGGGCGCTCTACTTCGCATTGCTCTCCGACTGGGTGGACGCACCCACCCCGCACGTCGACAGCGACGCGGGGCTGCTGGCATGCGCGGCGGCGGGCATCGACCGGTTGAATCGCCGCTATCCGGCGGCGGCGGGCGAGGGCGAGCGCTTTCTGCTGCTGCACCGGCGCCGCGTCTGGAACGACGGCGAACGGTGCTGGATGGGCTGGGAGCGCAAGCGCGGCAAGCTGCACGAGCTGAACCGGTTGCTGCGCGGCGCGTCGGACACGTCATTCATCTCGCCGGAAGGCCGGCCGCCGGGCGTGCCGCCGGACGTGCGTTATGTGATTACGCTCGATGCCGATACCCGGCTGCTGCGCGATACCGTTCGCCGCCTGATCGGCAAGATGGCGCACCCGCTCAACCGGCCGGTATTCGACCCGGCGAGCCGGCGCATCGTCGAAGGCTACGGCGTGCTTCAGCCGCGCGTGGCGTCGTCCCTCGCGAGCGGCGACGAGGGCTCGCTGTTCCAGCGCGTGTCGTCGAGCGTGCACGGCATCGATCCTTATGTGTCGGCCGTATCGGATGTCTATCAGGATCTGTTCGACGAAGGCTCCTATGCGGGCAAGGGCATCTACGACGTCGATGCGTTCGAGGCGGTGCTCGCCGGCCGCGTGCCGGACAACACCGTGCTCAGTCACGATCTGTTCGAAGGCATTTTCGCGCGGGCCGGGCTCGCGTCAGATATCGAGGTCGTCGAAGCGTCGCCGTCCCGCTACGATGTCGCGGCGGCACGTCTGCACCGGTGGGCGCGGGGCGACTGGCAACTCCTGCCGTGGCTGGTCTTCGGCCACGAACCGCTGTCGGCGGTCGGCCGCTGGAAGATGCTGGACAACCTGCGCCGCACGCTTACGGCGCCAGCCGTGTTCATTGCGCTGCTGGCCGGATGGATGCTGCCGCTTCCCGTGTCGCTCGCCTGGAGTGCCCTCGTGCTGGTGACGATTGCGCTGCCGTTGCTGTTGCCCGTGTTGAGCGGACTGGTGCCGCGCTGGCGGCGCACGCACGTCAAGATGACCACGCGCAGCCTGTTTCATGCGTGGGCGGCGGAGCTGCGGTTCGCGCTGGCGCGGTTCGGCTTGTCGATCGTCATGCTGCCGGAGCAGGCGTGGTCGATGGGCGATGCGATCGCGCGCACGCTGTTTCGCGTGGGGATCAGCCGTCGGCATCTGCTCGAATGGACCACGGCGGCCGAAGCCGGCGCGCGTGACAGGCGGACTCTCGCGTCCACCTATCTGCAGATGCGCGGCGGCGTGACGCTCGCGCTGCTCGGCACGGCGGTCACGCTGGCGGCGAGCCGGTACTTCGATCATCAGACGGGCTGGCTGGCCGTTCCGTTCGCGCTGGTCTGGCTCGCCGCGCCGGCGATCGCCCAGTGGATGAGTCGCGCGCCGAGACCGGCCGGCGAGCTTGCCGTGACGGCGCGCGATGCGCGCCAGTTGCGCCATGATGCGCGCCGGACCTGGCGCTATTTCGAGACATTCGTGACGGCCGACGATCAGATGCTGCCGCCGGACAATTTCCAGGAGGACCCGAAGCCCGTCGTCGCGCACCGGACCTCACCCACCAATATCGGGCTGTATCTGCTGTCCGTCGTCAGCGCTCGCGAGTTCGGCTGGCTCGGTACGCTGGACTCGGCGTCGCGGCTGGAGGCGACCCTCGCGACGATGCAGCGGCTGCCGCGCTATCGCGGTCACTTCTATAACTGGTACGACACTCGGGACCTGCGGCCCCTCGATCCGAAGTATGTGTCGTCGGTCGACAGCGGCAATCTCGCCGGCCACCTGATCGCGCTCGGCAACGGCTGCCGCGCCTGGGCGAATCAGCCGGGCGGCGCGGGGCAGCAGGCCGCGTACGACGGGATCGGCGATACGCTCGCGCTGTTGCGCAAGGCAGTGTGCTGGGATAACGACACCCGGACGACTTTGCACGGCGAATTCGAACTGACCGCGACCGAGTTGGAGGAAACGCTCGCCGGGGAGGCCGGGGAGGACGACGCGCGCGGAGCAACGGACACTCGCGCCGAGCCGGCATGGCCCGCGATCACGATCCTCGCCGCGACAGTCGCCGATGTCGCGCGCGCGCTGATGGACGAGGTCAGCCGGGTGCGGAGCGGCGACGTCGACGACGTGCTTTTTTGGGCGCAGGCGCTCGAGCACGCGGTGCAGGGACATTATCGCGACGCGACGCGCACGCCGGACGAAGCAGCCGTGTTGAACAAGCGTCTTCATGCGCTGGCCGATACCGCGCTGCAGATGGCATACGCGATGGAGTTCGGCTTTCTGCTCGACCCGGTGCGGAATCTGCTGTCGATCGGCTACGCGGTGGCTGACGGACGGCTCGATCCAGGCAACTACGATCTGCTGGCGTCGGAGGCTCGCCTGGCGAGTTTCGTCGCGATTGCGAAGGGGGATGTGCCGGCGCGGCACTGGTTCCGGCTCGGCCGCCTGGCGACGCCGATCCGGCACGGCGCGGCGCTGGTCTCGTGGTCGGGATCGATGTTCGAATACCTGATGCCGTCGCTGGTGATGCGCGCGCCGGCCAGCAGCCTGATTGCGCGCACCAATCACCTCGTGGTGCACCGGCAGATCTCTTATGGCGATGGTTTGCGCCTGCCGTGGGGCATGTCCGAGTCGGCCTACAACGCGCGCGACATCGAACTGACCTATCAATACTCGAGCTTCGGTGTGCCGGAGCTGGGGCTCAAGCGCGATCTCGACCAGAATCTCGTGGTCGCGCCTTACGCGACCGCACTCGCGGCGATGATCGCGCCGGACGCCGCCGCGCGCAACTTCGACCGGTTGCGCGCGGCCGGCGCGTGCGGGCGCTTCGGTTTCTACGAAGCGCTCGACTACACGCCCGCGCGCGTGCCGGAAGGCATGCCGGTTGCCGTCGTGCGGGCATTCATGGCGCATCACCAGGGTATGTCGATCGTGTCGATCGCCAATGCGTTGCTGGGCGGGTGCATTCGCGCATTCTTTCACGGCGAGCCGGCTGTCCGCGCAACCGAGCTGCTGTTGCAGGAGAGGGTGCCGGGCCGCGTTGCGGCAGGGCGACCGCGCGTCGACGCGAGCCCCGCCGGCAGGATGCGCGGCATCGATTCCGCCGTCGCGCGGCGTCTTCTGTCGGCGGACGATCCCGCGCCCGTCACGCATCTGCTGTCCAACGGCCGCTACGCCGTGATGCTCACGGCCGCGGGTTCCGGCTACAGCCGCCGCGACGATCTGGCCGTCACGCGCTGGCGGGAAGACGCGACGCGCGACGATTGGGGCAGCTACCTGTATCTGCGCGACATCGACAGCGGCGACGTCTGGTCGGCCACGTGGCAACCCACCGGCGTGGTGCCGGACAGCTACGAAGCGACGTTCACCGAGGATCGCGCAGAGTTCGTCCGTCGCGACGGCACCTTGACGACGTCGCTCGAGGTGGTGGTATCCGCCGAGGATGACGCGGAGGTGCGGCGGGTGTCGGTGGCCAATGTGGGCACCCGGACCCGCGTCATCGAATTCACGTCCTACGCGGAAATCGTGCTCGCGCCGCCCGCCGCCGATCACGCACATCCCGCGTTCTCGAAACTGTTCATCGAGACCGAGTACGTGCCGGCGTCCGGCGCCATTTTGGCGACGCGGCGCAAGCGCTCGCCGAACGAGGCGGAGGTCTGGGTCGCACATCTGGCGGTGACCGCCGGCGAGACCGTTGGCGCGGAAGAATTCGACACCGATCGAATGCGCTTCATCGGGCGCGGGCACAGCGTTCGCCTGCCGCTTGCGCTGGCTGAACAGCGTGCGCTGAGCGCTTCCGAAGGCGCGGTGCTGGACGCCGCGTTCGCGTTGCGGCAGCGTCTGCGCATCAAGCCGGGCGCGAAGGCGAGCATCGTCTACTGGACCATCGCCGCGGATTCGCGCGCGCAGCTGCTCGATCTGGTCGACAAGCATCGCGACGGCGAATCGTTCGCGCGGGCGGCGATGCTCGCGTGGACCCAGGCCCAGGTGCAACTGCGGCACAGCGCGGTGAGCCTCGACGAGGCCGCGCTGTTCCAGCAGTTGGCCGGATACATGCTGTATAGCGATCCGTCGATGCGGCCCAATTCCGCCGCGCTGCTGCGCCAGGCGGCGGCGGTGTCGGCGGCGGGTGGCGTGGGCGCCTCGCCGCTATGGGCGCATGGCGTGTCGGGGGATCTGCCGATCCTGCTGGTGCGGATCGACGACATCGAGCACATCGCGATGGTGCGGCAACTGATTCGCGCGCATGAGTATTGGCGGATGAAGCGGCTCGCGGTCGATCTGGTCATCATCAACGAGCGCGCGGCGTCGTATGTGCAGGATTTGCAGGTCGCGCTCGAGGGGCTGGTGCGAACCCGGCAGCCGCCGGACAAGGCCGGGCGCGGCAGTATTTTCGTGCTGCGCGAGGACCTGATGGCGGCGGCGGCGCGGGCGCTCTTTCCGTCGGTCGCGCGAGCCGTGCTCGCCGCGCGCAACGGCCGGCTGGTGGACCAGTTGCGACGCCTCGCCGGTTCGCCGCTGCCCGCCCGCCCGGATGCCGCGCGCCAGCCGCTGCTGCCGCCCGCGCTGCCGTCGCCGAAGGGGGCGCAGGCCGGCGCCGGTCTCGAATACTTCAACGGCATCGGCGGCTTCGCGCGCGGCGGCCGCGAATACGTCGTGATCCTGCAGCCCGGTCAATGCACGCCGATGCCCTGGGTCAACGTCATCGCGAATCCGGCATGCGGTTTCCTGACGTCGGCGGAGGGGGGCGGCTATACCTGGGTGACGAACAGCCGCGAGCATCCGCTGACGCCGTGGTCGAACGACCCGGTCACCGATCCGCCCGGAGAGGCATTTTATGTCCGCGATGACGAGACCGGCATGCGCTGGGGCCCGCAGGCGAGCCCGATCCGCGACGATGCGCCGGGCGCCGCCCCTTACGTGGCGAGCCATGGCCAAGGCTACAGCCGGTTCACGCATACCGCTGCCGACGTCGCCGTCGAATTGCTGCAGTTCGTGCCGCTGGCCGATCCCGTCAAGATTTCCCGCCTGACCTTGCGCAATCTATCGGACCGGCCCCGCCGACTGTCTGTCGCAACCTATGCGGAATGGGCGCTGGGCGCGTCGCGCAGCGTCGCGGCGCCGCACACCGCGAGCGAGATCGATGTGGCCACCGGCGCGATGTTCGCCCGCAACGACTGGAGCCAGACGTATCGCGGCAGCGTGGCGTTCGCCGATCTGTGCGGCCTGCAAACATCCTGGAGCGCGGACCGGCGCGAGTTCATCGGTCGCAACGGCGTCCTGAGCAACCCCGCCGGCTTTCCGGGCAGCGTCGGCGCGCCGCCTCTGTCGGGCCGGGTCGGCGCCGGTCTCGATCCGTGTGCCGCGTTGCAGACCACCATCGATCTCGATCCCGGCGGTGTTGCGGAAGTCGTGTTGCTGCTCGGCGAAGGGCGCGACTCGGCGACGGCGCGGCAGTTGATCGCGCATTACCGCCAGGCGGATCTCGACGCGGTATTCGCTGCCGTGACGGCGTTCTGGGACGAGACGCTCGGCGCCATCCAGGTCGAAACGCCGGATCGCGCGATGGATCTGATGCTGAATCGCTGGCTGCTGTATCAGACGCTGTCGAGCCGGATCTGGGCGCGCGCGGGCTTTTATCAGGCCAGCGGCGCGTATGGCTTTCGCGACCAGTTGCAGGACGGCATGGCGCTCGCGGTCGCTCGCCCGGCCCTGACGCGCGAACATCTGCTGCGGGCGGCGGCGCGCCAGTTTCCGGAAGGCGACATGCAGCACTGGTGGTTGCCGGAAAGCGGCAGCGGCGTGCGCACGCGGATCTCCGACGACCGCGTATGGCTCGCCTATACGGTTGCGCACTATGTCGACGTCAGCGGCGACCGGGCGATTCTCGATGCGTCGATCCCGTTCATCGACGGGCGGCCGCTCGCCGCCGACGAGCAGGACGCGTTTTTCATTCCGGGCATCTCGGAGATCAGCGCATCGCTGTTCGAGCATTGCGCGCGCGGGCTGGAGTACAGCCTGGCGCACTTCGGAGAGCATGGCCTGCCGCTGATCGGCACGGGCGACTGGAATGACGGCATGAACCGGGTCGGCGAGGCCGGGCGGGGCGAAAGCGTCTGGCTCGGATGGTTTTTGCATGCGACGCTCACGGCGTTCGCGCCGCTCGCCGCGGCGCGTGGCGTGGGCGAACTGGCGGAGCGCTGGCTGACGCGCGCCGGCGCGTTGCGCGATGCGCTCGCCGCAGCGGGATGGGACGGCGCGTGGTATCGGCGCGGCTACTTCGACGACGGTACGCCGCTCGGCTCGGCCAGCAACGCCGAATGTTCGATCGACGCGATCGCGCAGTCGTGGAGCGTGCTGTCGGGCGCGGCGGACCCGGCGCTCGCCACGCGGGCGATGGACGCGCTGGACGCACGGCTGATCCGCCGCGACGATGGCCTGGCGCTGCTGTTCG
This genomic stretch from Burkholderia oklahomensis C6786 harbors:
- a CDS encoding PRC-barrel domain-containing protein; this encodes MLRSIRKLHGVTVRAKDGDIGHVNQAYFDDDDWCIRYLVVETGDWLHDRQVLISPYSVKPADPGSGTLHVSLTQQQVRDSPNLDAHKPVSRQHEIDYLRYYNYPTYWGGPNLWGMGAYPAFDPAELSQDLEAGNPVPTRATHAGAPTDTHLRSTSEVKGYRLETMDGSIGHVSDFIYDDEAWVIRYLTVDTRSWWSTGNEVLVATHWLDRVDWSAETVSTTLTRDAVRQSPAYDDSQPVHRSYEIELHRFYGKHGYWSETESSTTRDTL
- a CDS encoding type II toxin-antitoxin system HicB family antitoxin, whose translation is MEYPIYITRHGNPRYRGTLPDFPEFDVVGDSYGALQAVAAQRVMARYDRSAHLIPSPTTDMSVLQASDLDTGDGIWRFIDIDVTRMTSSSVRIELCLPERIVHDIDRAASALHTTRDAVVSMACENAAGRSARCDGLRCEPAAKSLSEAA
- a CDS encoding GH36-type glycosyl hydrolase domain-containing protein — protein: MKIHVARVSRRRTSPWSNARPIREEFFGEERLAQHAGSLARAQQVSPGGAAGPSLAKRLKDNADHLLKAYRNTVAADARGEEITPAAEWLLDNYYLVAEQVRQIRDDLSPRYYRQLPKLSSGPFAGYPRVFGISWAFVAHTDSRFDPDALCRFVLAYQAVEPLTIGELWAVAITLRIVLIENLRRLADQIIDDRRARLDADALADRLLGEGGHAQVEAEPLVACYEQAASHDAFAVQLIQRLHDHDPAVAPVQAWLHRHLAARGATPDQIVASVNHQQGAASLTVRNVITSMRLISEVDWTDLFERISLVDQVLRSHPGFAQMDFPTRNLYRNAVEALARGAPVSELEIARRVVADAAARRASHAPAADAAPDRETDPGYYLLAGGRAALEAAIGYRPPVALWLRRMTRRAGLGGYLGRIGLLAALLLAGMLAWLTRVEPPGHWLIWLGLAGLLPALDAAVALVNRGVMREIGASILPGLALLDGIPPGSRTVVAVPVLLTTEAALVEQIEQLEIHHLASPNGALYFALLSDWVDAPTPHVDSDAGLLACAAAGIDRLNRRYPAAAGEGERFLLLHRRRVWNDGERCWMGWERKRGKLHELNRLLRGASDTSFISPEGRPPGVPPDVRYVITLDADTRLLRDTVRRLIGKMAHPLNRPVFDPASRRIVEGYGVLQPRVASSLASGDEGSLFQRVSSSVHGIDPYVSAVSDVYQDLFDEGSYAGKGIYDVDAFEAVLAGRVPDNTVLSHDLFEGIFARAGLASDIEVVEASPSRYDVAAARLHRWARGDWQLLPWLVFGHEPLSAVGRWKMLDNLRRTLTAPAVFIALLAGWMLPLPVSLAWSALVLVTIALPLLLPVLSGLVPRWRRTHVKMTTRSLFHAWAAELRFALARFGLSIVMLPEQAWSMGDAIARTLFRVGISRRHLLEWTTAAEAGARDRRTLASTYLQMRGGVTLALLGTAVTLAASRYFDHQTGWLAVPFALVWLAAPAIAQWMSRAPRPAGELAVTARDARQLRHDARRTWRYFETFVTADDQMLPPDNFQEDPKPVVAHRTSPTNIGLYLLSVVSAREFGWLGTLDSASRLEATLATMQRLPRYRGHFYNWYDTRDLRPLDPKYVSSVDSGNLAGHLIALGNGCRAWANQPGGAGQQAAYDGIGDTLALLRKAVCWDNDTRTTLHGEFELTATELEETLAGEAGEDDARGATDTRAEPAWPAITILAATVADVARALMDEVSRVRSGDVDDVLFWAQALEHAVQGHYRDATRTPDEAAVLNKRLHALADTALQMAYAMEFGFLLDPVRNLLSIGYAVADGRLDPGNYDLLASEARLASFVAIAKGDVPARHWFRLGRLATPIRHGAALVSWSGSMFEYLMPSLVMRAPASSLIARTNHLVVHRQISYGDGLRLPWGMSESAYNARDIELTYQYSSFGVPELGLKRDLDQNLVVAPYATALAAMIAPDAAARNFDRLRAAGACGRFGFYEALDYTPARVPEGMPVAVVRAFMAHHQGMSIVSIANALLGGCIRAFFHGEPAVRATELLLQERVPGRVAAGRPRVDASPAGRMRGIDSAVARRLLSADDPAPVTHLLSNGRYAVMLTAAGSGYSRRDDLAVTRWREDATRDDWGSYLYLRDIDSGDVWSATWQPTGVVPDSYEATFTEDRAEFVRRDGTLTTSLEVVVSAEDDAEVRRVSVANVGTRTRVIEFTSYAEIVLAPPAADHAHPAFSKLFIETEYVPASGAILATRRKRSPNEAEVWVAHLAVTAGETVGAEEFDTDRMRFIGRGHSVRLPLALAEQRALSASEGAVLDAAFALRQRLRIKPGAKASIVYWTIAADSRAQLLDLVDKHRDGESFARAAMLAWTQAQVQLRHSAVSLDEAALFQQLAGYMLYSDPSMRPNSAALLRQAAAVSAAGGVGASPLWAHGVSGDLPILLVRIDDIEHIAMVRQLIRAHEYWRMKRLAVDLVIINERAASYVQDLQVALEGLVRTRQPPDKAGRGSIFVLREDLMAAAARALFPSVARAVLAARNGRLVDQLRRLAGSPLPARPDAARQPLLPPALPSPKGAQAGAGLEYFNGIGGFARGGREYVVILQPGQCTPMPWVNVIANPACGFLTSAEGGGYTWVTNSREHPLTPWSNDPVTDPPGEAFYVRDDETGMRWGPQASPIRDDAPGAAPYVASHGQGYSRFTHTAADVAVELLQFVPLADPVKISRLTLRNLSDRPRRLSVATYAEWALGASRSVAAPHTASEIDVATGAMFARNDWSQTYRGSVAFADLCGLQTSWSADRREFIGRNGVLSNPAGFPGSVGAPPLSGRVGAGLDPCAALQTTIDLDPGGVAEVVLLLGEGRDSATARQLIAHYRQADLDAVFAAVTAFWDETLGAIQVETPDRAMDLMLNRWLLYQTLSSRIWARAGFYQASGAYGFRDQLQDGMALAVARPALTREHLLRAAARQFPEGDMQHWWLPESGSGVRTRISDDRVWLAYTVAHYVDVSGDRAILDASIPFIDGRPLAADEQDAFFIPGISEISASLFEHCARGLEYSLAHFGEHGLPLIGTGDWNDGMNRVGEAGRGESVWLGWFLHATLTAFAPLAAARGVGELAERWLTRAGALRDALAAAGWDGAWYRRGYFDDGTPLGSASNAECSIDAIAQSWSVLSGAADPALATRAMDALDARLIRRDDGLALLFAPPFEDSPVDPGYVKGYPPGIRENGGQYTHAATWSVLAFAQMGDGDRAASLFALLNPINRSRTRSGANRYRVEPYVVAADVYSVAPHVGRGGWTWYTGSAGWLYRAGVDGLLGLRKHGDMLTIQPCIPRSWPGFRATVRQGAAHYDIVVENPEDVSSGVSRIVVDGVRLAAGETAVRLMDDGRRHSVVVTLGAAQAVLL